One Cyanobium sp. Tous-M-B4 DNA segment encodes these proteins:
- a CDS encoding DUF1350 family protein, with protein sequence MTVWRQRGDIWQLEAERPNRGTVEFIGGSYLAATPQLSYRRLLEALAARGWRIRAWTYVPGFDHQDQANTAWRRFRQLRDADGDGGDSSRLLLRLGHSLGCKLHLLAPDGGRGGAGLVALSFNNFSAERSIPLLSELGQQFNFRSEFSPSPEETLQQVARSYLQPRNLLVRFNRDQIDQSQRLLGVLQSRTGDASLLKELPGDHLAPASAGLRQSLLGQWADDPAKKRALGGIAAAIDTWASRS encoded by the coding sequence ATGACGGTCTGGCGCCAGCGCGGTGATATCTGGCAACTGGAGGCCGAGCGCCCCAACCGCGGCACGGTCGAATTCATCGGCGGTAGTTACCTGGCCGCGACCCCCCAACTCAGCTACCGCAGGCTTCTAGAGGCACTGGCAGCTAGGGGCTGGCGGATTAGGGCCTGGACCTATGTGCCTGGCTTCGACCACCAGGATCAGGCCAATACCGCCTGGCGCCGGTTCCGCCAGCTGCGTGATGCGGATGGAGATGGGGGCGACTCCAGCAGGCTGTTGTTGCGACTTGGCCACAGCCTGGGCTGCAAGCTGCACCTGCTGGCACCTGATGGTGGGCGGGGGGGAGCTGGCCTAGTGGCCTTGAGCTTCAACAACTTCTCAGCCGAGCGCTCCATACCCCTGCTGTCGGAGCTCGGTCAACAGTTCAACTTTCGCAGCGAGTTCAGCCCCTCACCGGAGGAAACCCTGCAACAGGTGGCGCGCAGCTATCTCCAACCGCGCAACTTATTAGTGCGCTTCAACCGGGATCAGATCGACCAAAGCCAGCGGCTGCTGGGGGTACTGCAAAGTCGTACTGGAGATGCCAGCCTGCTGAAGGAATTGCCGGGAGATCATCTCGCCCCAGCCAGCGCGGGACTGCGACAGAGCCTGCTAGGCCAGTGGGCCGACGATCCCGCCAAAAAAAGAGCCCTGGGTGGCATCGCAGCCGCGATTGATACTTGGGCCAGCAGGTCCTAA
- a CDS encoding peroxiredoxin — MALAAGDRAPLVALSDQNGEGRRSDQLAGKALVLFFYPKDDTPGCTAEACAFRDSYADLQSLGAEVWGVSGDDQASHQRFASRHDLPFPLLVDKGNALRKAFGVPNVLGLLPGRVTYVIDRDGVIRHMFNNLLDGAAHRNEARAALQRLAL; from the coding sequence ATGGCACTTGCCGCAGGAGATCGAGCCCCCCTGGTTGCCCTTAGCGATCAAAATGGTGAAGGGCGCCGCAGCGATCAGCTAGCCGGCAAGGCATTGGTGCTGTTCTTCTATCCAAAGGACGACACCCCAGGCTGCACCGCTGAAGCCTGTGCCTTCCGTGACAGCTACGCCGACCTCCAGTCCCTAGGAGCTGAGGTGTGGGGTGTCAGCGGCGACGACCAGGCAAGCCACCAGCGCTTTGCCAGTCGTCACGACCTGCCCTTCCCGCTGCTGGTGGACAAAGGCAACGCCCTACGCAAAGCCTTCGGAGTTCCAAATGTGCTTGGGTTGCTGCCAGGCCGGGTCACCTACGTGATCGACCGCGATGGCGTAATCCGCCATATGTTCAACAACCTCCTTGATGGCGCAGCCCATCGCAACGAAGCGCGGGCGGCCTTGCAACGCCTCGCCCTCTGA
- a CDS encoding DUF1816 domain-containing protein — translation MNPLLWPVRSCANGLGLAWWARVETHSPNAVYWFGPFVRRGTLESHLPAFLNDLRAESPGSLDHQLLRTRRGEPLTELD, via the coding sequence ATGAATCCCCTGCTGTGGCCAGTGCGCAGCTGCGCCAATGGTCTGGGCCTGGCTTGGTGGGCACGGGTAGAAACCCACTCTCCCAACGCTGTTTATTGGTTTGGCCCCTTCGTGCGTCGCGGCACTCTGGAAAGCCATCTGCCGGCTTTCTTGAACGACCTCCGGGCCGAATCTCCGGGTTCTCTGGATCACCAGTTATTGCGCACCCGTCGGGGCGAACCGCTCACCGAGCTCGACTGA
- the msrA gene encoding peptide-methionine (S)-S-oxide reductase MsrA → MFGLFQGTAQAQAPHVVLGTPIDAAIKIGQAEAVFGCGCFWGAEKGFWRLPGVVTTAVGYAGGSIQQPSYDQVCSGRTGHSEVVRVVWDTALIDFSDLLKLFWECHDPTQGDRQGNDRGSQYRSVIYADDPGLVALAEASREAYQALLSSAGFGAITTELRSNQTLWYAEPYHQQYLAKPGSRPYCSAQPSGQRLGEFAGSAYKLDPRVWSSYDWTVAHCVLRGDNAPIQLA, encoded by the coding sequence GTGTTCGGCCTGTTTCAGGGCACCGCTCAGGCCCAAGCTCCCCATGTTGTGCTGGGCACCCCAATTGATGCAGCCATAAAGATCGGCCAGGCAGAGGCAGTTTTCGGTTGCGGCTGCTTTTGGGGAGCAGAAAAGGGCTTTTGGCGCCTGCCTGGCGTGGTTACAACCGCGGTGGGCTACGCCGGGGGCTCAATCCAGCAACCCAGCTACGACCAGGTTTGCTCCGGACGCACAGGCCACAGCGAGGTTGTGCGGGTGGTCTGGGATACGGCCCTGATCGATTTCAGTGACTTGCTGAAGCTGTTCTGGGAATGCCACGACCCCACCCAGGGGGACCGCCAGGGCAATGATCGGGGCAGCCAGTACCGCTCGGTGATCTATGCGGATGATCCTGGCCTGGTGGCTCTAGCAGAAGCCAGCCGCGAGGCTTACCAGGCCCTGCTGAGCAGCGCTGGCTTTGGGGCGATAACCACTGAGCTGCGCAGCAACCAAACTCTTTGGTATGCGGAGCCTTATCACCAGCAATATCTAGCCAAACCCGGCAGCCGGCCTTACTGCTCGGCCCAGCCAAGCGGACAAAGGCTCGGTGAATTTGCAGGCTCGGCCTACAAACTCGATCCGCGGGTGTGGTCTTCCTATGACTGGACGGTGGCCCACTGCGTGCTGCGGGGGGACAATGCACCCATTCAGCTGGCCTGA
- a CDS encoding ABC transporter ATP-binding protein → MGAIRLDLIRRYLRPHRKVVLIGVAALVVVNLLSVSIPLLVRRVIDDLQDGFALQDVLAQAALIVALATVMGAVRLYSRMLVFGVGRQVEAELKQQIFDHLLKQEPGWVQTTGSGEVISRATSDVENVRRLLGFAVLSLTNTVLAYALTLPAMLSIDAWLTLAAVGLYPLMLMVVRLFGGRMMRQQRRQQEALASLSDLIQEDLSGISAIKIYGQESTEQTAFAGRNRIYRDAALNLARTRSTLFPLLEGISSISLLLLLALGSGQLESGRLSIGDLVALILFVERLVFPTALLGFTLNTFQTGQVSLERVEELLRRRPLIVSSTSPTPPAKPGRGAVEARGLTVRYPNAPRPALVDVSFELHPGELVAVVGPVGCGKTTLARALGRMVEVDPGQLWLDGVDITALDLAELRGQVGLVPQEGYLFTASLADNLRYGEPDAPLERVEAAARQARLEGDIKGFPDGYQTLVGERGITLSGGQRQRTALGRALLVRTPLLVLDDALASVDNTTAAEILRTIRSEQANAQSNNQGLGRTVLMISHQLSAAAACDRVLVLEDGRLVQQGHHSELLAEGGTYRRLWDREQATEQLKAAG, encoded by the coding sequence ATGGGAGCCATACGGCTGGATCTGATCCGTCGCTACCTGCGGCCCCATCGCAAGGTGGTGTTAATCGGCGTCGCCGCCCTCGTGGTGGTGAACCTGCTGAGCGTCTCCATTCCCCTGCTGGTGCGGCGGGTCATCGATGACCTGCAGGATGGTTTCGCACTTCAAGACGTGCTCGCTCAGGCAGCGCTGATCGTCGCCCTGGCAACGGTGATGGGGGCGGTGCGGCTGTACTCACGAATGCTGGTGTTCGGGGTAGGCCGGCAGGTGGAGGCCGAGCTCAAGCAACAGATTTTTGATCACCTGCTCAAGCAGGAGCCCGGCTGGGTGCAGACCACTGGCAGCGGCGAGGTGATCAGCCGAGCCACTTCCGACGTTGAAAACGTGCGCAGGCTGCTGGGCTTCGCCGTGCTCAGCCTTACCAACACGGTGCTGGCCTACGCGCTCACCTTGCCGGCGATGCTTTCAATCGACGCCTGGTTGACCCTGGCGGCGGTGGGGCTCTACCCACTGATGCTGATGGTGGTGCGCCTGTTCGGCGGTCGCATGATGCGCCAGCAACGCCGCCAGCAGGAGGCCTTGGCCTCCTTAAGCGACCTGATCCAAGAGGACCTTTCCGGCATCAGCGCCATCAAGATCTATGGCCAGGAGAGCACCGAGCAGACCGCCTTCGCCGGTCGCAACCGCATCTACCGGGATGCTGCCCTGAATCTGGCCCGCACCCGCAGCACCCTGTTCCCGCTGCTGGAGGGCATCTCGTCAATCAGCCTGCTACTGCTGCTCGCCTTGGGCAGTGGCCAACTTGAAAGTGGCCGCCTCAGCATCGGCGACCTTGTCGCCCTGATCCTGTTTGTAGAGCGGCTGGTATTCCCCACAGCCCTGCTGGGTTTCACCCTCAACACCTTCCAAACCGGCCAGGTGAGCCTGGAGCGGGTCGAGGAGCTGCTGCGAAGGCGGCCCTTGATCGTTTCTTCAACTTCACCAACTCCCCCAGCCAAGCCCGGTCGCGGGGCTGTGGAGGCCCGCGGCCTCACAGTGCGTTATCCCAACGCTCCTCGACCAGCCTTAGTGGACGTCAGTTTTGAGCTCCACCCCGGCGAGCTTGTGGCAGTGGTGGGCCCCGTGGGCTGCGGTAAAACCACCCTGGCCCGTGCCCTGGGGCGCATGGTCGAGGTCGATCCCGGCCAACTTTGGCTTGATGGGGTCGACATCACCGCTCTGGATTTGGCTGAACTGCGGGGCCAGGTGGGCTTAGTACCCCAAGAGGGCTATCTGTTCACCGCCAGCCTTGCCGACAACCTGCGTTATGGCGAGCCTGATGCGCCGTTGGAGCGGGTCGAGGCAGCAGCTCGCCAGGCCAGGCTTGAGGGCGACATCAAGGGATTCCCCGACGGCTACCAGACCCTGGTGGGGGAGCGAGGCATCACCCTTAGCGGCGGCCAGCGACAACGCACAGCCTTGGGGCGGGCCCTGCTGGTACGCACCCCTCTGTTGGTGCTTGATGACGCCCTGGCCAGTGTCGACAACACCACCGCCGCCGAGATCCTGCGCACTATTCGCAGCGAGCAGGCCAATGCCCAATCAAATAACCAAGGCCTGGGTCGCACCGTGCTGATGATCAGCCACCAGTTATCGGCGGCTGCAGCCTGTGATCGAGTGCTGGTGCTCGAAGATGGCCGGCTAGTGCAGCAGGGCCACCACAGCGAGCTACTGGCTGAGGGCGGCACCTACCGACGCCTTTGGGATAGGGAGCAGGCAACGGAGCAGCTGAAGGCTGCCGGCTGA
- the carA gene encoding glutamine-hydrolyzing carbamoyl-phosphate synthase small subunit, with protein MSEPAATALLVLADGTVLRGEAFGARGTAIGEVVFNTGMTGYQEVMTDPSYSGQLVTFTYPELGNTGINDADQEADRPHVRGVIARQLSPCTSSWRSEGDLDGWLLRHGVVGIRAIDTRALVRHLRDGGAINGAICSDGTSASALLDQVRSAPSMQGLNLAASVTTPTPYHWDQACGAAFDARMQSQPDRPYRVVAIDFGIKRAILERLVAHGCEVTVLPADTSLEQVLSYKPEGVFLSNGPGDPAAVSSAIELAKGLIALPNLPLFGICLGHQILGLALGGTTFKLGYGHRGLNHPCGSPGQVEITSQNHGFALVPESLPADRVRVTHHNLNDQTVAALELLEAPVFGVQYHPEASPGPHDADHHFARFAALMASRR; from the coding sequence GTGAGCGAGCCTGCTGCCACTGCCTTGCTGGTGTTGGCCGACGGCACCGTGCTGCGCGGAGAGGCCTTCGGGGCCAGGGGCACGGCCATCGGAGAAGTGGTGTTCAACACCGGTATGACCGGCTATCAGGAGGTCATGACCGACCCGAGTTACTCCGGGCAGTTGGTCACCTTTACCTATCCCGAACTGGGCAATACCGGGATCAACGATGCCGATCAGGAAGCGGATCGCCCCCATGTGCGTGGGGTGATTGCCCGTCAGCTTTCTCCTTGCACCAGTAGCTGGCGCTCAGAGGGTGATCTAGATGGCTGGCTTCTCCGCCATGGAGTAGTTGGAATTCGAGCAATTGATACGCGAGCTCTAGTGCGTCATTTGCGTGATGGCGGCGCGATCAACGGCGCAATTTGCAGTGATGGCACCTCGGCTTCGGCCCTGCTTGACCAAGTGCGCTCGGCCCCTTCGATGCAGGGACTAAACCTGGCGGCATCTGTTACTACCCCCACTCCTTATCACTGGGATCAAGCCTGTGGAGCGGCTTTTGATGCCCGTATGCAATCCCAGCCCGATCGCCCTTACCGGGTCGTGGCCATTGATTTCGGCATCAAGCGGGCGATCCTCGAGCGTCTTGTGGCCCATGGCTGTGAGGTGACCGTGCTTCCAGCCGATACCAGCTTGGAGCAGGTTCTTAGTTACAAGCCCGAGGGAGTGTTCCTGTCCAATGGGCCCGGCGATCCGGCCGCCGTTAGCTCCGCTATTGAGCTCGCCAAAGGTCTTATCGCCCTGCCTAATCTCCCCCTATTTGGCATCTGCCTTGGCCACCAGATCCTGGGGCTAGCCCTTGGAGGCACCACTTTTAAACTGGGCTATGGCCATCGCGGTCTAAATCACCCTTGCGGCAGCCCAGGCCAGGTGGAGATCACCAGCCAAAATCATGGGTTTGCCCTCGTGCCCGAATCCCTGCCCGCCGACCGAGTGCGGGTAACCCACCACAACCTCAACGACCAAACCGTGGCCGCGCTGGAGCTGCTTGAGGCACCGGTGTTTGGCGTTCAGTACCACCCGGAGGCCAGTCCCGGTCCCCACGACGCCGACCATCACTTCGCGCGCTTCGCCGCCCTGATGGCAAGCCGCCGCTGA
- the rlmB gene encoding 23S rRNA (guanosine(2251)-2'-O)-methyltransferase RlmB: MSPRFERRPEKRTGGGARGAAGRPPRFSGPKPEWRRDGAGEGREGREGREGREGREGPRDREPRREAGTRPAPRGVSRFQPRRDGPADRPSSRGERRPFERRGDSERPSFDRPPAPRFSSDRSGSDSKPYERRPGGRFEGRPQGRRPDSGRPDGRRYEGGGRFEGGGRPDGRRFDPGGRPAPGRFAGKPLIVDADSLPPSGDAERHSVDPSADLIWGRHPAQAALESGRPIHRVWCTPEMRFSPKFLQLLREAKASGVLVEEVTWARLGQLTGGAVHQGITLQTAAAETLDLQTLMEGCATIGEPALLMAVDGLTDPQNLGAIVRSAEALGAHGLVLPQRRSAGLTGSVAKVAAGALEHLPVARVVNLNRALDTLKQEGYRVVGLAAEGTVSLEEADLGGPLVIVTGSEGDGLSMLTRRNCDQLVRIPLRGATPSLNASVATALLLYEVARRGWMKGLTGSQPAPRLVRPQLPASAASPEAEEEPPAPEASSVSAQQLPPSQPASSPELLHEQEPQLEQEVMPEIEPEDQPELLAEQQIAADIPVNQQPVNQRPDNQEPAIDLGMEPAAKSGFLGDIQL; this comes from the coding sequence ATGAGCCCACGATTTGAACGCCGTCCCGAGAAGCGGACTGGGGGCGGCGCCCGCGGGGCGGCTGGCCGCCCACCCCGCTTCAGCGGTCCCAAGCCTGAATGGCGCCGCGATGGAGCTGGTGAAGGCCGTGAGGGAAGAGAAGGCCGTGAAGGCCGTGAGGGCCGTGAAGGGCCAAGAGATCGGGAACCCCGGCGAGAGGCTGGTACGCGACCAGCCCCCCGGGGTGTATCCCGCTTCCAGCCCCGCCGGGATGGGCCAGCGGATCGCCCAAGTAGTCGCGGCGAGCGCCGCCCATTTGAACGGCGTGGTGACAGCGAGCGGCCGTCCTTCGACCGTCCGCCTGCTCCCCGTTTTTCTAGCGATCGCTCCGGCTCAGACAGCAAGCCCTACGAGCGGCGACCCGGTGGCCGCTTTGAAGGTCGTCCCCAGGGGCGCCGTCCCGACTCAGGTCGCCCAGATGGCCGTCGCTATGAAGGTGGTGGTCGCTTTGAAGGGGGCGGTCGCCCTGATGGCCGCCGTTTTGATCCCGGGGGCCGCCCAGCGCCTGGCAGGTTTGCTGGCAAGCCGCTGATCGTCGACGCGGATAGCCTCCCCCCCAGCGGTGATGCGGAGCGCCACAGCGTCGATCCCAGCGCCGATTTGATCTGGGGCCGGCATCCAGCGCAGGCGGCACTTGAGAGCGGTCGACCTATTCATCGCGTCTGGTGCACTCCAGAAATGCGCTTCAGCCCCAAGTTTCTGCAGCTGCTGCGAGAAGCCAAGGCCTCGGGGGTGCTGGTTGAGGAGGTCACCTGGGCGCGCTTGGGTCAGCTCACAGGTGGTGCGGTGCACCAGGGCATCACCCTGCAGACAGCGGCAGCTGAGACCCTTGATCTGCAGACCCTGATGGAGGGCTGCGCAACCATTGGTGAGCCGGCCTTGCTGATGGCGGTGGACGGTCTTACTGATCCCCAAAACCTCGGCGCAATTGTGCGTAGTGCCGAAGCCCTGGGTGCCCATGGCCTGGTTTTGCCCCAGCGCCGCAGCGCTGGGCTTACCGGCTCGGTGGCCAAGGTTGCGGCAGGTGCGCTTGAGCACTTGCCCGTGGCACGGGTGGTCAACCTCAATCGCGCCCTCGACACCCTTAAGCAGGAGGGTTATCGGGTAGTGGGTCTGGCAGCCGAGGGCACCGTCAGCCTGGAGGAGGCCGATCTAGGTGGGCCGTTGGTCATAGTCACCGGCTCGGAGGGGGATGGTCTCTCCATGCTCACCCGCCGCAACTGCGATCAGCTGGTGCGCATACCCCTGCGTGGCGCCACACCAAGCCTTAACGCCTCTGTGGCTACCGCCCTGCTGCTCTATGAGGTGGCTCGGCGTGGCTGGATGAAGGGTTTGACTGGTTCCCAGCCCGCGCCCCGTTTGGTGCGCCCCCAGCTGCCCGCTTCAGCCGCTAGCCCCGAGGCTGAGGAAGAGCCCCCGGCACCAGAAGCGAGTTCGGTATCAGCGCAGCAACTGCCTCCTAGCCAGCCGGCTAGCTCCCCTGAGCTTCTTCACGAACAAGAGCCTCAGCTGGAGCAAGAGGTAATGCCGGAAATTGAGCCAGAGGATCAGCCAGAGCTATTGGCAGAACAGCAGATTGCTGCAGATATCCCTGTCAACCAGCAACCGGTTAACCAGCGACCGGACAACCAGGAACCGGCCATTGACCTGGGGATGGAGCCAGCTGCCAAATCTGGTTTCCTTGGGGATATTCAACTGTGA
- a CDS encoding ribonuclease III domain-containing protein: MRPASSWLAGLAPHPPQAELGPLQLAWLGDAVWELHHRLQRCQRPGRSHTLHQEVVQVVRADAQALALARLDHQLTDAERDLVRRGRNRAGRGPRRGDAAAYGQATGLEALLGWLFLNEPARLAELLDHLKEIDP, from the coding sequence CTGCGGCCCGCTTCGAGCTGGCTAGCTGGCCTTGCCCCCCATCCTCCCCAGGCCGAATTAGGCCCGCTACAGCTGGCCTGGCTGGGTGATGCGGTCTGGGAGCTTCATCACCGACTGCAGCGGTGTCAGCGTCCAGGCCGCTCCCACACCCTGCATCAGGAGGTTGTGCAAGTAGTGCGTGCCGACGCCCAGGCCCTTGCACTGGCGAGGCTTGATCACCAGCTCACTGATGCGGAGCGAGACCTGGTGCGCCGGGGCCGAAATCGGGCTGGCAGGGGGCCCCGACGGGGGGATGCGGCGGCCTATGGCCAGGCAACGGGCCTTGAGGCCCTGCTTGGTTGGTTGTTTCTCAACGAGCCTGCCCGGTTAGCCGAGCTGCTAGATCACTTGAAGGAGATCGATCCATAA
- the trpD gene encoding anthranilate phosphoribosyltransferase, protein MPIVQSWPSLLDQLLNGESLSAQQATELMQGWLTEQIDPVLTGGLLAALRAKGVSGEELAAMAEVLRQACPLPASRPSLALVDTCGTGGDGADSFNISTAVAFVAAACGAHVAKHGNRSASGRVGSADVLEAVGIHLQAPQEQVIGALPSAGVTFLFAPGWHPALVGLAPLRRSLGVRTVFNLLGPLVNPLRPEAQVLGVARPDLLDPMAEALARLGLRRAVVVHGQGGLDEASLAGVNSLRLVESGVVSSDQLDPEALGLQLAPITDLAGGDLATNQAILEAVLQGRASRAQADVVALNAALVLWAAGLSDSVDAGLSLAQQAIADGAGWQALERLRAALPAPVAG, encoded by the coding sequence ATGCCCATTGTTCAGTCCTGGCCTTCCCTGTTGGACCAGCTGCTCAATGGCGAGTCGCTGTCGGCCCAACAGGCCACCGAGCTGATGCAGGGCTGGCTGACCGAACAGATCGATCCAGTGCTCACCGGAGGGCTGCTGGCCGCCTTGCGGGCCAAGGGAGTAAGTGGCGAAGAGCTGGCGGCGATGGCCGAGGTCTTGCGACAAGCCTGCCCGCTGCCGGCTTCCCGCCCTTCGCTTGCTCTCGTTGATACCTGTGGCACCGGTGGCGATGGGGCCGACAGCTTCAATATTTCAACGGCTGTGGCGTTTGTGGCGGCCGCCTGTGGCGCCCACGTGGCCAAACACGGCAACCGCAGTGCCAGCGGTCGGGTGGGCTCAGCCGATGTGCTGGAGGCAGTGGGCATTCATTTGCAGGCCCCCCAGGAGCAGGTGATTGGCGCCTTACCAAGTGCGGGGGTGACCTTCTTGTTTGCTCCTGGTTGGCATCCGGCGCTGGTGGGGCTCGCCCCCCTGCGCCGAAGCCTGGGGGTGCGGACTGTTTTCAATCTGCTCGGCCCGTTGGTAAATCCCCTGCGGCCGGAGGCCCAGGTGCTCGGTGTAGCCCGGCCTGATCTGCTCGATCCGATGGCTGAGGCACTGGCCCGGCTGGGGCTGCGCAGAGCTGTGGTTGTACATGGTCAGGGCGGCCTGGATGAGGCCTCCCTGGCTGGAGTTAATTCGCTGCGACTGGTGGAATCTGGAGTCGTTAGCAGCGACCAGCTTGATCCGGAGGCATTGGGCTTGCAGCTTGCCCCGATCACCGATCTGGCGGGCGGAGATCTAGCCACCAACCAAGCCATTCTCGAAGCCGTGCTCCAGGGCCGAGCTAGCCGCGCCCAGGCTGATGTGGTGGCCCTCAACGCGGCGCTGGTGCTGTGGGCCGCTGGTTTGAGCGACTCGGTCGACGCTGGCCTGAGTTTGGCCCAGCAGGCCATTGCCGATGGAGCTGGCTGGCAAGCTCTAGAGCGGCTGCGCGCCGCCCTGCCAGCCCCCGTTGCGGGATGA
- a CDS encoding STAS domain-containing protein, whose translation MTVSLRGGFEQQAHCQLFRFTGQLDAYSDKQFGEFVASHRGNGQPLVIDLSHIDFLDSSGLGALVQLAKQCNGDRQKFLVVGNARVVQTVKLVRLEEFLHLQPDLETALGNLAA comes from the coding sequence TTGACTGTCTCCCTGCGAGGGGGCTTCGAGCAGCAGGCCCACTGCCAGCTGTTTCGCTTCACTGGCCAGCTGGATGCCTACTCCGACAAACAGTTCGGGGAATTTGTGGCCTCTCACCGCGGCAATGGTCAGCCTTTGGTGATTGATCTCAGCCACATCGACTTCCTCGACTCGTCCGGTCTTGGCGCCTTAGTCCAGCTTGCTAAGCAGTGCAACGGCGATCGGCAAAAGTTTCTGGTGGTGGGTAATGCCCGGGTTGTTCAAACCGTGAAGCTGGTGCGCCTAGAAGAATTTCTGCACCTTCAGCCCGACCTCGAAACAGCCCTTGGCAACCTCGCCGCTTGA
- a CDS encoding DUF3288 family protein, whose translation MASAPSQSGSNDQSHPLYATDREVVDGLLAAEVPADHHLVDAARLLMRYEAFPGARDLSSDLAKTLRLWGISREDLHSRTQATWAKGFRPAPAASEAVGSSFDTADQEQN comes from the coding sequence ATGGCTTCCGCTCCATCCCAATCCGGCAGCAACGATCAAAGTCATCCGCTTTACGCCACGGATCGCGAGGTGGTGGATGGGCTGCTTGCTGCTGAGGTGCCAGCCGACCACCACCTGGTTGATGCCGCCCGCTTGTTGATGCGCTACGAAGCCTTTCCCGGTGCCCGAGATCTCAGCTCAGATTTGGCCAAGACCCTGCGGCTGTGGGGCATTAGCCGTGAAGATCTGCACAGCCGCACCCAGGCAACCTGGGCCAAAGGTTTTCGGCCCGCACCAGCGGCGAGCGAGGCGGTGGGCTCCAGCTTTGACACCGCTGACCAGGAGCAGAACTGA
- a CDS encoding 3'-5' exonuclease encodes MTGPIEEQPSLWQQSDLLSLVSATPALSPEVQTKQVVACDPSPSNRDPQLRAAPINLLILDTETTGLEPVSAQCIEVGAVLFHVPSRSVLSQVSFLLPAAANPAEHVNGIAAEVTRISQPWQAGLQHFLALLAGADAVLAHNAAFDAKWFGLGPLPPVDKPWICSMDDIEWPPERHLRTAPSVRDLALAYGVPVWAAHRALTDCTYLVQVLERCADLEDLLAAAMEPKLLYRANLPYAERHKAKKAGFRWNEPVRGAWSRRLSERQAQALAFEVQRVEADSQAA; translated from the coding sequence GTGACTGGCCCGATCGAGGAACAGCCCAGCCTCTGGCAGCAGAGCGACCTGCTGAGCCTGGTCAGTGCAACCCCGGCTTTGAGTCCAGAGGTCCAGACCAAGCAGGTTGTGGCTTGTGATCCCAGCCCTTCCAACCGCGATCCACAACTTCGAGCAGCACCTATCAATCTGCTGATCCTGGACACGGAGACCACGGGTCTGGAGCCGGTTTCGGCCCAGTGCATCGAGGTTGGAGCAGTTCTGTTTCATGTACCCAGCAGGTCGGTATTGAGCCAGGTTTCCTTTCTTTTGCCAGCTGCTGCCAACCCGGCGGAACATGTCAATGGCATTGCTGCAGAGGTGACCAGAATCTCCCAGCCCTGGCAGGCGGGCCTCCAGCATTTCCTTGCCCTGCTCGCTGGGGCCGATGCGGTGCTCGCCCACAACGCAGCCTTTGATGCCAAGTGGTTTGGGCTGGGACCGCTGCCGCCAGTTGACAAGCCTTGGATCTGCTCGATGGACGATATTGAGTGGCCGCCTGAGCGGCACCTGAGGACGGCCCCTTCGGTGCGCGATCTGGCCTTGGCGTACGGGGTGCCGGTGTGGGCTGCCCATCGAGCCCTTACCGATTGCACCTATCTCGTTCAGGTATTAGAGCGTTGCGCCGACCTCGAAGATCTCCTGGCTGCAGCTATGGAGCCGAAGCTGCTCTATCGGGCCAATCTCCCCTATGCCGAACGGCATAAGGCCAAAAAGGCGGGCTTTCGCTGGAATGAACCGGTGCGGGGTGCCTGGAGTCGTCGACTAAGCGAGCGCCAAGCCCAAGCTCTGGCTTTTGAGGTGCAGAGGGTTGAGGCCGATTCACAAGCGGCCTGA